From Miscanthus floridulus cultivar M001 chromosome 15, ASM1932011v1, whole genome shotgun sequence, the proteins below share one genomic window:
- the LOC136509222 gene encoding uncharacterized protein: MAAGGGGESVAAGGNRLGNDDDEDCEDLEPFFFDEAEAVADHERRMRRQEEEAQKAAQRLQAAIARKNANKAVLAKISDYDPKQRGEYYNRFYYADFSIFDLDEESPLEPMRYTNLIFNEGYKHRKSAAVNILSMKIASSDVGFPIDVYGTVIFRDSIDYKCVYLFHREKDNCQHINSKDESLILTGPKRGLYLLDDVHVEFDLKIKDHQVQEEKELSKGCLTIRGTASRYLDRCKVDSDDLATRLSTMEVMYAVVNNAVEATIAVEVLRGEFYGEITACTTGVPNHLVLHDSKLAGVMNKDNSTGRGVIQLLQSIVSVSVEEMLVLTIVVQTGDAECERTITFAPHINGGDGDIITLGVTKMLVRVAWSLIRL; encoded by the exons atggcggcgggcggcggcggcgagtccGTGGCGGCGGGCGGCAACCGCTTGGgaaacgacgacgacgaggactgTGAGGACTTGGAACCTTTCTTCTTCGacgaggcggaggcggtggctgATCATGAGAGGCGAATGCGGAGACAAGAGGAGGAGGCGCAGAAGGCGGCGCAGCGCCTCCAGGCGGCGATCGCCAGGAAGAACGCCAACAAGGCCGTGCTGGCTAAGATATCAGACTACGATCCGAAGCAGCGTGGCGAATACTACAATCGGTTTTACTACGCCGACTTCTCCATATTCGACCTCGACGAGGAGT CGCCCCTTGAACCAATGAGATACACTAATCTAATCTTCAATGAGGGTTATAAGCACCGGAAGAGTGCTGCAGTTAACATTCTATCCATGAAGATAGCATCATCAGATGTCGGTTTCCCCATTGATGTGTACGGCACTGTGATTTTCAGAGACAGCATTGATTACAAGTGTGTTTACCTCTTCCATCGTGAGAAAGATAATTGTCAACACATCAACTCAAAG GATGAATCATTGATCTTGACTGGCCCAAAACGAGGACTCTATTTACTAGATGATGTACATGTTGAGTttgatttgaagatcaaggaTCATCAGGTGCAGGAAGAGAAAGAACTTAGTAAAGGATGCTTGACTATCAGGGGCACAGCAAGTCGATATTTGGACAGATGCAAGGTTGACAGCGATGATCTTGCTACCAGGCTCAGTACCATGGAGGTGATGTATGCAGTTGTGAACAATGCAGTGGAGGCTACCATTGCAGTTGAAGTCCTAAGGGGAGAATTTTATGGAGAAATCACTGCTTGCACCACCGGGGTCCCTAATCATCTTGTGCTTCATGATAGCAAACTGGCTGGTGTGATGAACAAGGACAACAGCACCGGTAGAGGTGTTATCCAACTTTTGCAATCCATTGTCTCTGTCTCTGTGGAGGAGATGCTGGTTTTGACTATCGTGGTCCAGACTGGTGATGCTGAATGTGAAAGAACCATCACTTTTGCTCCACACATCAATGGTGGAGACGGAGATATAATTACTCTTGGTGTAACCAAGATGTTGGTGAGGGTTGCTTGGTCACTGATTCGTCTCTAG
- the LOC136508140 gene encoding magnesium-chelatase subunit ChlI, chloroplastic isoform X2, which yields MPFLPLLLAMASTFSPTSAARALLPGSTSRPLFLAAAAASSGRIQPSRKGLDFRRGQFTVCNVAAPTAAEQEATASAAAKESQRPVYPFAAIVGQDEMKLCLLLNVIDPKIGGVMIMGDRGTGKSTTVRSLVDLLPDIRVVVGDPFNSDPDDPEVMGPEVSERVLRGDTSLPVTTAKITMVDLPLGATEDRVCGTIDIEKALTEGVKAFEPGLLAKANRGILYVDEVNLLDDHLVDVLLDSAASGWNTVEREGISISHPARFILIGSGNPEEGELRPQLLDRFGMHAQVGTVRDAELRVKIVDERARFDRDPKTFRESYNEEQEKLQQQISSARSNLGAVQIDHDLRVKISKVCSELNVDGLRGDIVTNRAAKALAALKGRDSVTVEDIATVIPNCLRHRLRKDPLESIDSGLIVIEKFYEVFS from the exons ATGCCctttcttcctctcctcctcgCCATGGCTTCCACCTTCTCCCCCACTTCCGCCGCGAGGGCCCTCCTCCCGGGCTCCACCTCCCGCCCACTCTTCCTCGCCGCCGCTGCAGCTTCCTCAG GGCGCATTCAACCATCCAGGAAGGGGCTGGACTTCCGCCGCGGCCAATTCACCGTCTGCAATGTCgccgcccccaccgccgccgagcAG GAGGCGACGGCGTCGGCGGCCGCCAAGGAGAGCCAGCGCCCCGTGTACCCGTTCGCGGCCATCGTGGGGCAGGACGAGATGAAGCTCTGCCTGCTGCTCAACGTCATCGACCCCAAGATCGGCGGCGTGATGATCATGGGCGACAGGGGCACGGGCAAGTCCACCACCGTGCGCTCCCTCGTCGACCTGCTCCCGGACATCCGCGTCGTCGTCGGCGACCCCTTCAACTCCGACCCGGACGACCCGGAGGTCATGGGCCCCGAGGTCAGCGAGCGGGTCCTGCGGGGGGACACCAGCCTCCCCGTCACCACCGCCAAGATCACCATGGTCGACCTGCCCCTCGGCGCCACCGAGGACCGCGTCTGCGGCACCATCGACATCGAGAAGGCGCTCACCGAGGGCGTCAAGGCGTTCGAGCCCGGCCTGCTCGCCAAGGCCAACAGGGGCATACTGTACGTCGACGAGGTCAACCTGCTGGACGACCATCTCGTCGATGTGCTGCTGGATTCTGCTGCGTCGGGGTGGAACACGGTCGAGAGGGAGGGTATCTCCATATCCCACCCTGCTCGCTTCATCCTCATCGGCTCTGGTAACCCGGAGGAAGGGGAGCTCAGGCCACAGCTGCTGGACCGGTTCGGGATGCACGCACAGGTTGGTACTGTCAGGGACGCTGAGCTCAGGGTGAAGATCGTGGACGAGAGGGCTCGTTTTGACAGGGATCCAAAGACGTTCCGTGAGTCGTACAATGAGGAGCAGGAGAAGCTCCAGCAGCAGATATCATCTGCACGGAGTAACCTTGGTGCTGTGCAGATTGACCATGACCTCCGTGTCAAGATATCCAAGGTGTGCTCTGAGTTGAATGTTGATGGACTCAGAGGTGACATTGTGACTAACAGGGCTGCCAAGGCGCTGGCTGCATTGAAAGGAAGGGACAGTGTCACGGTGGAGGATATTGCTACTGTCATTCCAAACTGCTTGAGGCATCGGCTCCGGAAGGATCCGCTCGAATCCATCGACTCGGGTTTGATCGTCATTGAGAAGTTTTATGAAGTCTTTAGCTAG
- the LOC136508140 gene encoding magnesium-chelatase subunit ChlI, chloroplastic isoform X1: MPFLPLLLAMASTFSPTSAARALLPGSTSRPLFLAAAAASSGNVISSYISLPSPLCFPARSSPSTESNTPLTPLPGLFAGRIQPSRKGLDFRRGQFTVCNVAAPTAAEQEATASAAAKESQRPVYPFAAIVGQDEMKLCLLLNVIDPKIGGVMIMGDRGTGKSTTVRSLVDLLPDIRVVVGDPFNSDPDDPEVMGPEVSERVLRGDTSLPVTTAKITMVDLPLGATEDRVCGTIDIEKALTEGVKAFEPGLLAKANRGILYVDEVNLLDDHLVDVLLDSAASGWNTVEREGISISHPARFILIGSGNPEEGELRPQLLDRFGMHAQVGTVRDAELRVKIVDERARFDRDPKTFRESYNEEQEKLQQQISSARSNLGAVQIDHDLRVKISKVCSELNVDGLRGDIVTNRAAKALAALKGRDSVTVEDIATVIPNCLRHRLRKDPLESIDSGLIVIEKFYEVFS, from the exons ATGCCctttcttcctctcctcctcgCCATGGCTTCCACCTTCTCCCCCACTTCCGCCGCGAGGGCCCTCCTCCCGGGCTCCACCTCCCGCCCACTCTTCCTCGCCGCCGCTGCAGCTTCCTCAGGTAACGTCATCTCATCTTACATTTCCCTCCCCTCCCCACTCTGTTTCCCAGCTCGCTCATCACCGAGCACCGAATCCAACACCCCACTGACCCCCCTCCCCGGTCTATTCGCAGGGCGCATTCAACCATCCAGGAAGGGGCTGGACTTCCGCCGCGGCCAATTCACCGTCTGCAATGTCgccgcccccaccgccgccgagcAG GAGGCGACGGCGTCGGCGGCCGCCAAGGAGAGCCAGCGCCCCGTGTACCCGTTCGCGGCCATCGTGGGGCAGGACGAGATGAAGCTCTGCCTGCTGCTCAACGTCATCGACCCCAAGATCGGCGGCGTGATGATCATGGGCGACAGGGGCACGGGCAAGTCCACCACCGTGCGCTCCCTCGTCGACCTGCTCCCGGACATCCGCGTCGTCGTCGGCGACCCCTTCAACTCCGACCCGGACGACCCGGAGGTCATGGGCCCCGAGGTCAGCGAGCGGGTCCTGCGGGGGGACACCAGCCTCCCCGTCACCACCGCCAAGATCACCATGGTCGACCTGCCCCTCGGCGCCACCGAGGACCGCGTCTGCGGCACCATCGACATCGAGAAGGCGCTCACCGAGGGCGTCAAGGCGTTCGAGCCCGGCCTGCTCGCCAAGGCCAACAGGGGCATACTGTACGTCGACGAGGTCAACCTGCTGGACGACCATCTCGTCGATGTGCTGCTGGATTCTGCTGCGTCGGGGTGGAACACGGTCGAGAGGGAGGGTATCTCCATATCCCACCCTGCTCGCTTCATCCTCATCGGCTCTGGTAACCCGGAGGAAGGGGAGCTCAGGCCACAGCTGCTGGACCGGTTCGGGATGCACGCACAGGTTGGTACTGTCAGGGACGCTGAGCTCAGGGTGAAGATCGTGGACGAGAGGGCTCGTTTTGACAGGGATCCAAAGACGTTCCGTGAGTCGTACAATGAGGAGCAGGAGAAGCTCCAGCAGCAGATATCATCTGCACGGAGTAACCTTGGTGCTGTGCAGATTGACCATGACCTCCGTGTCAAGATATCCAAGGTGTGCTCTGAGTTGAATGTTGATGGACTCAGAGGTGACATTGTGACTAACAGGGCTGCCAAGGCGCTGGCTGCATTGAAAGGAAGGGACAGTGTCACGGTGGAGGATATTGCTACTGTCATTCCAAACTGCTTGAGGCATCGGCTCCGGAAGGATCCGCTCGAATCCATCGACTCGGGTTTGATCGTCATTGAGAAGTTTTATGAAGTCTTTAGCTAG